In Oryza glaberrima chromosome 8, OglaRS2, whole genome shotgun sequence, the following are encoded in one genomic region:
- the LOC127782308 gene encoding uncharacterized protein LOC127782308: MQRNLSSSSAAASPPSPLSPADGFLCVKEGVDEMIKYVANEPSVGLYFVQQHAQASMPLLLDVKGKVAEKIHEVTLHTEDIEDSICAVRSMAEFGLPIADDMIKDINKSLKIMSKTQPKRGLIQNPTWGFQSGKSSGTWEEDLGTTDGGSSRNYFSSMFNTAKQKASTLRWPQPDFGTKDDTTEESESSAAPESSQAGGHGASTPSDTEKDDLPVSSHLLDNNTATMKESSSTDISKSVENYNKFKEEQELKLQEWLRQSEEADDNKE, from the exons ATGCAGCgcaacctctcctcctcctccgccgccgcgtcgccgccttcgccgctctCACCGGCCGACGGCTTCCTCTGCG TGAAGGAAGGGGTGGATGAGATGATCAAGTACGTGGCCAACGAGCCCTCCGTCGGGCTCTACTTCGTCCAGCAGCACGCGCAGGCGTCCATGCCCCTCCTCCTCGACGTCAAG GGAAAGGTTGCAGAAAAGATTCATGAGGTAACATTGCATACTGAAGATATAGAGGACTCTATCTGTGCAGTGAGGTCCATGGCAGAGTTTGGACTTCCAATTGCTGATGATATGATCAAGGACATAAATAAATCTCTCAAGATAATGTCAAAGACCCAACCAAAGAGGGG GTTAATCCAGAACCCCACTTGGGGGTTTCAATCAGGGAAAAGCTCAGGAACATGGGAAGAAGATTTGGGCACAACCGACGGAGGAAGCAGCCGTAATTATTTCTCTTCCATGTTCAACACTGCGAAGCAAAAGGCATCCACTCTCAGATGGCCACAGCCTGATTTCGGAACAAAAGATGACACCACTGAGGAGTCAGAGTCATCTGCAGCTCCTGAATCATCACAAGCTGGTGGACATGGTGCATCGACACCCTCAGATACAGAGAAGGATGATCTTCCTGTTTCAAGCCATCTTTTAGATAACAATACAGCTACTATGAAGGAGAGCTCTTCGACTGATATCTCCAAATCGGTGGAGAATTATAACAAGTTCAAGGAAGAACAAGAACTCAAACTACAAGAATGGCTTAGACAGTCTGAAGAAGCTGATGATAATAAAGAGTGA
- the LOC127781177 gene encoding protein ENHANCED DISEASE RESISTANCE 2-like, whose product MDCSNGEVQHQWMEDVKAGGAVPFLDPDNCPNGWATPPGDTFMVRGPDYLATKVKIQGGEYLLKPLGFDWMKSPAKICEVLNNKTHRVRKAIDDEVSRGNQPFVWAFNLQLPSKDNYSAIFYFVSLEPVPEGSLMDQFLKGDEAFRKSRLKLIANIVRGPWIVRTAVGEQAICILGRALTCKYTQGSNFIEIDVDVGSSIVANAIVHLAFGYVQTLTVDLAFLIEGQTESELPERLLGAVRFSELNPGSAGVYEVPSEEQQESAPFLPARLWQGFSNMLHNPGNSREPSSTSQSTNGSLHKEDADENTKGSLHKEDVDDNTAGSSLKEDGYESATGSFDKEDTEEDSNGSLHNEDADENTK is encoded by the exons ATGGATTGTTCCAATGGTGAGGTTCAGCATCAGTGGATGGAGGATGTCAAGGCAGGAGGAGCAGTCCCATTTCTTGACCCTGACAACTGCCCCAATGGCTGGGCTACTCCCCCAGGGGACACATTCATGGTCAGAGGCCCTGATTATCTTGCAACCAAGGTGAAGATACAAGGTGGGGAGTATCTTCTAAAGCCTCTCGGGTTCGACTGGATGAAAAGCCCCGCGAAGATATGCGAGGTCCTGAATAACAAGACTCATCGTGTGAGGAAAGCCATCGACGACGAGGTTTCGCGTGGCAATCAGCCTTTCGTCTGGGCATTCAACCTGCAACTGCCCAGCAAGGATAATTACAGTGCTATATTCTACTTTGTGTCGCTGGAGCCGGTACCGGAAGGCTCACTTATGGATCAGTTCTTGAAAGGAGATGAGGCTTTCCGGAAATCTAGGCTTAAGCTAATCGCTAACATAGTTAGAGGGCCTTGGATTGTTCGAACAGCTGTGGGAGAACAAGCTATTTGCATATTGGGTAGGGCTCTTACGTGCAAGTACACTCAGGGATCAAACTTCATTGAAATCGATGTGGATGTTGGATCTTCTATTGTCGCAAATGCAATTGTTCATTTGGCGTTTGGTTACGTGCAGACGCTAACAGTAGATCTAGCATTCCTTATCGAGGGTCAGACCGAATCAGAGCTCCCTGAGAGACTTCTTGGAGCTGTGAGGTTCTCTGAGTTAAATCCGGGTTCGGCTGGTGTGTACGAAGTGCCATCTGAAGAGCAACAAGAAAGTGCCCCTTTTCTGCCAGCAAGATTATGGCAGGGTTTTTCAAACATGTTACATAACCCTGGAAATTCCAGGGAGCCATCCTCTACTTCACAAAGCACTAATGGGAGTTTACACAAAGAAGATGCAGATGAGAATACTAAAGGAAGTTTGCACAAAGAAGATGTGGATGATAATACTGCTGGGAGCTCGCTCAAAGAAGATGGGTACGAGAGTGCTACTGGTAGTTTTGACAAAGAAGATACAGAAGAGGACTCTAACGGGAGTTTGCACAATGAAGATGCTGATGAAAACACTAAATG A
- the LOC127782068 gene encoding sphingoid long-chain bases kinase 1-like yields MKQVSCSVVNKCLAYNPCLSRNYYQRSHTVKLQRSQAGQIILPRKLRKSMLWQTNFTQRQIATHCSSDLSTSCREELPSYLTVNVLKDQSCARQGIFRKVIVILNPNSGFRSSREVFYQKVQPTLELSGFMMQVVETAYAGHAHALASTVDLSTCPDGIICVGGDGIVNEVLNGLLGRDDLEEAIQLPIGIIPAGSENSLVWTVLGIRDPVSAATTLAKGGITPIDVFSVKRTQAGITHFGLTASYYGFVADVLQLSEKFRLHFGPFRYVIAGVLKFLSLPQYRFEVNYLPLSPRRNHKLLPVTEKCNDHLAADSSAEDNWVTRKGEFLGIFVCNHFCKPAQGLLSPVIAPKAQHNDGSLDLILVHGSGRLRLFCFFIAYQFCWHLLLPYVEYFKVKHVKVRPIGKTHNGCGVDGELLLGEGQTEWQCSLLPAQGRLLGRHRSASE; encoded by the exons ATGAAGCAG gtgtCCTGTAGTGTTGTAAATAAATGTTTGGCCTACAATCCATGCCTCTCAAGAAACTACTATCAACGGTCTCATACCGTGAAGTTGCAAAGATCACAAGCTGGCCAGATAATTTTGCCTCGCAAATTGAGGAAATCTATGCTATGGCAGACCAACTTCACTCAGAGGCAGATTGCAACGCATTGTTCCTCTGACCTGAGTACCTCCTGCAGAGAAGAATTGCCCAGCTATTTAACAGTTAATGTTTTGAAAGATCAGTCATGTGCAAGACAAGGAATCTTTCGTAAAGTGATTGTCATCTTGAATCCTAATTCTGGATTTCGCAGCTCTCGTGAAGTTTTCTACCAGAAAGTACAACCAACATTGGAG CTTTCAGGCTTTATGATGCAAGTTGTTGAAACAGCGTATGCTGGTCATGCACATGCTCTTGCTTCTACTGTTGATCTCAGCACATGTCCTGATG GTATCATATGTGTTGGAGGTGATGGAATTGTGAATGAG GTTTTGAATGGTCTACTTGGTAGAGATGATTTGGAAGAGGCTATTCAACTGCCAATTGGGATAATTCCGGCTGGTTCTGAGAACTCGTTAGTGTGGACTGTTCTTGGTATCAGAGATCCTGTTTCCGCTGCAACTACTTTAGCCAAG GGTGGTATCACTCCAATAGACGTGTTCTCTGTCAAACGGACCCAAGCTGGAATTACTCATTTCGGTTTGACAGCTTCCTACTATGGTTTTGTGGCTGATG TTCTGCAACTATCTGAAAAATTCCGTCTGCACTTTGGCCCCTTCCGTTATGTCATCGCTGGTGTTCTTAAATTTCTATCATTACCTCAATACAGATTTGAGGTCAACTATCTCCCTTTGTCACCCAGGAGAAATCACAAATTACTACCTGTGACTGAAAAGTGTAATGATCATCTTGCTGCTGATAGCAGTGCTGAAGATAACTGGGTTACTAGGAAAGGAGAATTTCTTGGCATTTTTGTGTGCAATCATTTCTGCAAGCCTGCACAGGGATTACTCTCACCGGTTATCGCGCCAAAAGCTCAGCATAATGACGGCAGTCTAGACTTGATTCTTGTCCATGGAAGTGGAAGACTCAGATTATTCTGCTTCTTTATCGCCTATCAGTTTTGCTGGCATCTTCTTCTGCCTTATGTGGAATATTTCAAG GTAAAACATGTTAAGGTCAGGCCAATTGGCAAAACCCACAATGGGTGCGGTGTTGACGGAGAGCTTCTTCTTGGAGAGGGCCAAACAGAATGGCAGTGCTCACTGCTCCCAGCACAAGGCAGATTGCTTGGCCGGCATCGCAGCGCATCTGAGTAG
- the LOC127782070 gene encoding uncharacterized protein LOC127782070 isoform X1, whose amino-acid sequence MGEEEAAAAAARVAEQARELQDAAAGLLSRSSAEEEALRRRAAALGAELARLRKAAAHADSDKVEEDLDRATCLISDGDIAALLPSKTHGTFLKMFLGPVNLRAPRKEVQLKVKEEYNSYRDRTALLFLGFPMILLVLRSWLWNGCFPVLPVQLYQAWLLFLYTTLALRENILRVNGSDIRPWWMCHHYCAMLMSLISLTWEIKGQPDCSRKQVCNFFSFHYILYIMNVHNLYTYSQRGVELFLCWAIMQGFAMMLQNRYQRQRLYTRIALGKARRMDVVWGETAGVEGQLLLLCPVLFLLQGFEGYVGFLLLRTAHTGIVPEWQVVVCGVLLIAMAIGNFANTVDTLMAKSRFKAKKRSRGKRDPDTCNSPTGLSPTNSTARA is encoded by the exons atgggggaggaggaggcggcggcggcggcggcgagggtggcggagCAGGCGAGGGAGCTgcaggacgcggcggcgggcctcctgtcgaggtcgtcggcggaggaggaggcgctccgccgccgcgccgccgcgctcggcgcCGAGCTCGCCAGGCTCCGCAaggccgccgcccacgccgacaGCGACAAG GTTGAGGAGGACTTGGATCGAGCGACGTGCCTCATAAGCGATGGAGACATTGCGGCGCTGCTCCCGAGCAAGACACATG GTACTTTCCTGAAGATGTTCCTGGGACCAGTAAATCTGCGGGCACCGAGGAAGGAGGTGCAGCTCAAGGTGAAGGAAGAGTATAATAGCTACAGG GATAGGACTGCATTGCTTTTTCTTGGTTTCCCAATGATTCTGTTGGTACTCCGGTCATGGTTATGGAATGGATGCTTCCCAGTATTGCCAGTTCAGCTATACCAG GCTTGGTTGTTGTTTCTGTATACAACTTTAGCTTTGCGAGAGAACATATTACGAGTTAATGGAAGTGATATCCGTCCTTg GTGGATGTGCCATCACTATTGTGCCATGCTGATGTCTCTTATTAGTCTAACATGGGAGATAAAGGGACAACCTGATTGTTCTCGAAAACaggtatgcaattttttttctttccactaTATACTGTACATAATGAATGTGCATAACCTGTATACTTATTCACAGAGAGGCGTCGAGCTGTTTCTGTGCTGGGCCATAATGCAAGGTTTCGCCATGATGTTGCAGAACAGATATCAACGCCAAAGACTATATACTCGGATTGCTTTAGGAAAG GCTAGAAGAATGGACGTTGTGTGGGGAGAGACTGCTGGTGTTGAAGGTCAATTGTTGCTACTATGCCCTGTCCTCTTTCTGTTgcag GGTTTTGAGGGTTACGTTGGATTTTTACTTCTTCGTACTGCTCATACAGGCATCGTCCCTGAGTGGCAG GTTGTGGTCTGTGGAGTCCTACTGATCGCAATGGCGATAGGTAATTTTGCAAATACAGTGGACACGCTGATGGCCAAGTCCAGGTTCAAAGCAAAGAAGAGATCCAGGGGCAAACGGGATCCTGACACATGCAACTCACCGACTGGCCTATCACCAACAAACTCAACTGCCAGAGCTTGA
- the LOC127782070 gene encoding uncharacterized protein LOC127782070 isoform X2 translates to MGEEEAAAAAARVAEQARELQDAAAGLLSRSSAEEEALRRRAAALGAELARLRKAAAHADSDKVEEDLDRATCLISDGDIAALLPSKTHGTFLKMFLGPVNLRAPRKEVQLKVKEEYNSYRDRTALLFLGFPMILLVLRSWLWNGCFPVLPVQLYQAWLLFLYTTLALRENILRVNGSDIRPWWMCHHYCAMLMSLISLTWEIKGQPDCSRKQRGVELFLCWAIMQGFAMMLQNRYQRQRLYTRIALGKARRMDVVWGETAGVEGQLLLLCPVLFLLQGFEGYVGFLLLRTAHTGIVPEWQVVVCGVLLIAMAIGNFANTVDTLMAKSRFKAKKRSRGKRDPDTCNSPTGLSPTNSTARA, encoded by the exons atgggggaggaggaggcggcggcggcggcggcgagggtggcggagCAGGCGAGGGAGCTgcaggacgcggcggcgggcctcctgtcgaggtcgtcggcggaggaggaggcgctccgccgccgcgccgccgcgctcggcgcCGAGCTCGCCAGGCTCCGCAaggccgccgcccacgccgacaGCGACAAG GTTGAGGAGGACTTGGATCGAGCGACGTGCCTCATAAGCGATGGAGACATTGCGGCGCTGCTCCCGAGCAAGACACATG GTACTTTCCTGAAGATGTTCCTGGGACCAGTAAATCTGCGGGCACCGAGGAAGGAGGTGCAGCTCAAGGTGAAGGAAGAGTATAATAGCTACAGG GATAGGACTGCATTGCTTTTTCTTGGTTTCCCAATGATTCTGTTGGTACTCCGGTCATGGTTATGGAATGGATGCTTCCCAGTATTGCCAGTTCAGCTATACCAG GCTTGGTTGTTGTTTCTGTATACAACTTTAGCTTTGCGAGAGAACATATTACGAGTTAATGGAAGTGATATCCGTCCTTg GTGGATGTGCCATCACTATTGTGCCATGCTGATGTCTCTTATTAGTCTAACATGGGAGATAAAGGGACAACCTGATTGTTCTCGAAAACag AGAGGCGTCGAGCTGTTTCTGTGCTGGGCCATAATGCAAGGTTTCGCCATGATGTTGCAGAACAGATATCAACGCCAAAGACTATATACTCGGATTGCTTTAGGAAAG GCTAGAAGAATGGACGTTGTGTGGGGAGAGACTGCTGGTGTTGAAGGTCAATTGTTGCTACTATGCCCTGTCCTCTTTCTGTTgcag GGTTTTGAGGGTTACGTTGGATTTTTACTTCTTCGTACTGCTCATACAGGCATCGTCCCTGAGTGGCAG GTTGTGGTCTGTGGAGTCCTACTGATCGCAATGGCGATAGGTAATTTTGCAAATACAGTGGACACGCTGATGGCCAAGTCCAGGTTCAAAGCAAAGAAGAGATCCAGGGGCAAACGGGATCCTGACACATGCAACTCACCGACTGGCCTATCACCAACAAACTCAACTGCCAGAGCTTGA
- the LOC127781938 gene encoding uncharacterized protein LOC127781938 gives MASTSAAAPSHGGAREWRTALLTLRDESVASPSPPALLALLRRVLLSAAPPHSLAASAAAVSAHEVGSDVAFLAETAAAVSPCDGADDVLRGVCHLIHDIMYKTNMEIDSSCLLAMLKFLDVLMQCSLEGSCGKGLSVRKTALDTVSECLQILRFLSKDFGGSTSLPENAHLLRVLISIVSCLQSELNLTDKPNGAGFSSHTFGPINNKNPNIWDMEISAFSMIEDALSKIASSLSEDLWQSIVEVLRKVMDFLTARNFIIESSTMSRFYTSFLRCLHSVLSDPKGPLSAHVPGFVANLQIFFMYGLRSSSPPVITPMEYKMDTKSNAGRYKPPHLRKRGGKGNDSFDGRNSDSESSRYDLSSSDSDMSDSDGYAKTGDRFRSSKARLAAILCIQDICRADPKLLTSLWPLLLPESDVLQQRKYQATLMTCLIFDPIIKVRIEAASTIASMLEGQALVLTQVAEYKESSRRGSFTTLSSSLGQILMQLHTGMLYLIQRETQTTLLSALFKVLILLISVTPYARMPKQLLPTVITDMRRRLLDRHSNKNEHYALLVNVLNCLEAAFSKEPPSSNVFEVLTQDGCAGPSHAQQESSVISILLHYIEQEIHVSVRFGALQVLRSAVHNYPSCANIIWAKVQYIVLDLLQMQSLEDQRDANFGLPKEESSIKGRCLVAAIKVIDECLRVSSGFKGTDDLKEYRLQDIQQISDCTINKTIKSAPHFETDVPGPSQNFTLDITLGTNRWIEVIERLLPQGLSHGSATVRTASLTCFAGMTYDVFFSLPENKRDYVTSSSIHAALSDTAPAVRSAACRAIGIVACFPSILSSPSLPGKFIDAIEFNTRNSSTPVRITASWALANLCSSIRFRALGTNPSAGVLDKSAISLLVEIALRLAKDGEKVKSNAVRALGYLLRFIRFNNNSDTVDDPSNSVLCGDPVWLERMVHALMSCVTTGNVKVQWNVCHALSNLFMNDTLRLPDMPWASSVYSILLLLLRDSNNYKIRMHAAVALAVPVSRLDYGSSFPDVVRGIEHVLESLSSNSLSSPSNFKHRGNLEKQVTFTALHLFSFVSPKDDQSLRDFLIKKASFLEDWLKSLFSLFNNVEDQPLANEAINDEDGFSPNVAQKAMLSSAVKSLLDIYTSENQHTVAQRFEQLARSLEL, from the exons atggcctccacctccgccgccgccccatcccacggcggcgcgcgggagtGGCGCACGGCGCTCCTCACCCTCCGCGACGAGTCGGTGGCCTCGCCCTCCCCACCGGCGCTCCtcgcgctcctccgccgcgtcctcctctccgccgccccgccgcactccctcgccgcgtccgccgccgcggtctCCGCCCACGAG GTGGGCTCGGATGTGGCGTTCCTCGCGGAGACGGCCGCGGCGGTGTCCCCCTGCGACGGCGCCGATGATGTGCTGCGTGGCGTTTGCCATCTG ATTCATGATATCATGTACAAAACAAATATGGAGATCGACTCGTCTTGTTTACTGGCAATGCTGAAGTTTCTTGATGTTCTTATGCAATGTTCATTGGAGGGTTCATGTGGTAAGGGCCTCTCTGTTAGGAAAACCGCATTGGACACTGTATCTGAATGTTTACAGATCCTCAG GTTTTTGAGCAAAGATTTTGGCGGAAGTACTTCTTTACCTGAGAATGCACATTTGCTTCGAGTGCTCATCTCAATTGTATCATGCTTGCAATCTGAGCTGAACCTCACAGATAAACCTAATGGTGCTGGTTTTTCTTCCCACACATTTGGACCAATAAATAATAAGAATCCAAATATCTGGGATATGGAAATCTCTGCATTTTCCATGATTGAAGATGCACTATCTAAGATAGCATCAAGTTTATCAGAAGATTTGTGGCAGTCCATTGTTGAG GTTTTGAGGAAGGTGATGGATTTTTTGACAGCAAGGAACTTTATCATAGAGAGTAGCACTATGTCAAG ATTTTATACCTCATTTCTTCGTTGTCTGCATTCTGTTCTTTCAGACCCCAAAGGCCCACTTTCAGCACAT GTACCAGGTTTCGTTGCGAACttgcaaatatttttcatgtacggGCTAAGGTCATCTTCACCACCTGTGATAACTCCAATGGAATATAAAATGGATACAAAATCCAATGCCGGACGATATAAACCCCCTCATTTACGTAAAAGGGGTGGAAAGGGAAATGATTCGTTCGATGGTCGAAATTCTGATAGTGAATCCTCTCGATATGATTTAAGCTCATCAGATTCAGATATGAGTGATAGCGATGGATATGCAAAAACTGGAGATCGTTTCCGAAGTTCAAAGGCTAGATTAGCTGCCATCCTTTGCATACAG GATATTTGTCGTGCTGACCCAAAATTACTTACTTCACTATGGCCATTACTTTTGCCCGAGAGTGATGTTCTCCAACAAAG AAAATATCAAGCTACTCTGATGACATGCTTGATTTTCGATCCTATAATAAAG GTGCGTATTGAGGCAGCATCAACCATTGCTTCCATGCTGGAAGGACAAGCATTAGTTTTGACACAAGTTGCCGAGTACAAGGAGTCATCAAGACGGGGATCTTTCACTACGCTATCTTCTTCACTTGGTCAAATTCTTATGCAGCTGCATACAG GAATGTTGTATTTGATACAGCGTGAAACTCAAACTACTTTGCTTTCAGCATTGTTCAAAGTTCTCATCCTTTTGATATCTGTTACACC GTATGCCCGCATGCCGAAGCAGTTGTTGCCAACTGTAATCACAGATATGCGCAGGAGATTGTTGGACAGACACTCAAATAAGAATGAGCACTATGCTTTGCTG GTTAATGTCCTGAATTGCTTGGAAGCAGCATTTTCAAAAGAACCACCTTCTTCAAATGTTTTTGAAGTTCTCACTCAAGATGGATGTGCAG GGCCATCACATGCTCAGCAAGAGTCAAGTGTGATATCTATTCTTCTACATTATATAGAACAGGAAATACATGTCAGTGTGAGATTTGGAGCTCTCCAG GTGTTGAGATCAGCAGTTCATAATTATCCAAGCTGTGCAAATATCATTTGGGCAAAAGTTCAATACATTGTTCTTGATTTATTGCAAATGCAAAGCTTGGAAGACCAAAGAGATGCTAATTTTGGGCTTCCTAAAGAAGAATCATCAATTAAAGGAAGATGTCTTGTGGCTGCCATTAAG GTAATAGATGAGTGTCTGCGTGTTTCATCTGGATTCAAGGGAACAGATGACCTCAAAGAATATAGATTGCAAGATATTCAGCAAATTTCTGATTGTACCATAAACAAAACTATCAAATCTGCGCCTCACTTTGAGACTGATGTTCCTGGACCATCACAAAATTTTACTTTGGACATAACTCTCGGAACTAATCGTTGGATTGAGGTGATAGAAAGGCTTCTCCCTCAAGGATTATCACATGGCTCTGCTACG GTCAGGACAGCATCACTGACATGTTTCGCGGGCATGACTTATGATGTTTTCTTCTCCCTGCCAGAAAACAAGAGGGATTATGTGACGTCCTCATCG ATTCATGCTGCATTGAGTGATACAGCTCCTGCTGTAAGGTCTGCTGCATGTAGAGCCATTGGTATTGTTGCATGTTTCCCCAGCATACTGTCAAG TCCTAGCCTACCTGGCAAGTTCATAGATGCCATTGAGTTTAACACACGGAATTCATCAACTCCA GTTCGTATCACTGCATCATGGGCCTTGGCAAATCTTTGCTCTTCTATTCGTTTTAGAGCATTAGGTACCAATCCCTCTGCAG GTGTACTAGATAAATCAGCCATATCATTGCTGGTTGAAATTGCTTTGCGCCTTGCTAAAGATGGTGAAAAG GTAAAGTCAAACGCTGTTAGGGCTCTTGGATACCTTTTAAGATTTATCAGATTCAATAATAATTCTGACACAGTTGATGACCCAAG TAATTCCGTTCTCTGTGGAGATCCTGTCTGGCTTGAAAGGATGGTACATGCTTTGATGTCCTGTGTGACAACAGGAAATGTAAAG GTTCAATGGAATGTTTGCCATGCTCTTAGCAACTTATTCATGAACGACACCTTGAGACTTCCAGATATGCCTTG GGCATCAAGTGTTTATAGCATACTTCTGCTACTACTCCGTGACTCAAACAATTACAAGATAAGGATGCATGCAGCTGTTGCCTTAGCAGTTCCAGTCTCACGGCTTG ATTATGGTAGCTCATTTCCAGATGTTGTTCGAGGAATCGAGCATGTTCTTGAGTCATTGAGTTCCAACAGTTTATCATCACCTTCAAATTTCAAACATAGAGGCAACCTTGAGAAACAG GTTACATTTACTGCTCTTCATTTGTTTAGTTTTGTTTCACCAAAAGATGATCAAAGCCTGAGAGATTTTCTTATCAAG AAAGCATCCTTTCTAGAAGACTGGCTGAAGTCATTGTTCTCATTGTTCAATAATGTTGAGGACCAGCCTTTGGCAAATGAGGCCATAAATGACGAGGATGGTTTCAGCCCAAACGTGGCACAAAAAGCTATGCTGTCTTCTGCTGTGAAGTCCTTGCTCGACATATATACAAGTGAAAATCAGCACACTGTTGCTCAGAGATTTGAGCAATTGGCAAGAAGCCTAGAATTATAG